A region from the Pseudomonas sp. P8_229 genome encodes:
- a CDS encoding outer membrane protein assembly factor BamE, translating to MQNTKLLLTSFTFVGLLALAGCSFPGVYKIDIQQGNVVTQDMIDQLRPGMTRRQVRFIMGNPLLTDTFHADRWDYLYSLQPGGGERQQERMSVIFNSNDQLVSLSGDFMPGVSRDEAILGKDSGTSVTAPATENAEKPKPEQPAKPGSLLDQIQKDVDGVETVPVPTPEPLDTSPQ from the coding sequence GACTGCTCGCACTCGCCGGTTGTTCATTCCCCGGGGTTTACAAAATCGACATCCAGCAGGGCAATGTCGTCACGCAGGACATGATAGACCAGTTACGCCCGGGAATGACCCGTCGGCAAGTACGGTTTATCATGGGTAACCCTCTGCTGACCGACACGTTCCATGCCGATCGCTGGGATTATCTGTACAGCCTGCAACCTGGCGGCGGTGAACGCCAACAGGAACGCATGAGTGTTATTTTCAACTCCAACGACCAGCTTGTCAGCCTGTCCGGTGACTTCATGCCGGGCGTAAGCCGTGACGAAGCCATTCTGGGCAAGGACAGTGGCACCAGCGTGACCGCGCCTGCTACCGAGAACGCCGAGAAGCCGAAGCCGGAACAACCAGCCAAACCAGGTTCCTTGCTGGATCAGATCCAGAAGGACGTGGACGGTGTTGAAACCGTTCCGGTTCCGACGCCTGAGCCACTGGACACCTCGCCGCAATAA